The genomic stretch TCTGAAGAGAACTACTTCAAGTGtgcatttggtttttatttttttaagacgcTGTGTTGCATACAAAAACACCACACACAGGTTGTGTTTCAGAAGTGGGCTCCTGAGGAAGCTGGTTTGTCAAGACAACGGCCAAAGCTCACTCTGAGGGGACAGAAACGGGGACAAATCTTACCGCCTCTGTTAGGCAGAGGAGACCGAGGCCCCCAGCCGCCCCCAGCCGGGAGGGAGGCCCCGCGCTGTGGGCCAAGCTGGCCCCTCAGACCCCCTCACGCCCTCACCTTCACCCGCAGCATCTCCTCGGGTATGTTCACCATGGCGTGGGTGAGCCAGCTCTCCAGGCTCTTGGCAAAGTTCCGGATCGCTTGGGTCAAGGCACCTGTGGGCGGTAGGGGGGCTGGTCAGGactcaggggtggggtggggtgcggggaCCGGGCGGCCGTGCACTTACTGGGGATGGGCCGCAGCACATCGGGGATGAGGATCTCCACCAGGCCCTGGTACAGCACGTTGTCACAGTGCTTGGTCCACTGGAGCACGGGCTCGAACTTGGAGAGGAGCACCAGGCTGGCCTTGGGCAGCCGCTTCTCGGCCTCATCATGCCTGTGGGCACCCACCCCACCCGGGGGTCACGAGGACATTCCACGGTCCTGTACCCAGGGTCAGAAGGGCACagcaccctcaccccaccctgggGTCAGGCAGGTACTCTCTGTCTCTGGAAGACCCCCGGGGTCAGGCTGACACAGACCCCACTGCCCCCAGGGTCAGACAGGGATCTTAACACCCTGCACATTGGGGCACAGGCATCTACCCACCGCAGGGAGGAAATGGCTTGGTGGGGCACGCCATCCCAAACACCGAGCATCAGACCGGTACCAATGTACACTCTGGAGGTGGGCTCCGAAGGCCGTGTGCACCCCACAAACTGCAGGGGTAGAGAGGAGCCCCCACTCCTGCATGAAGTCTGAGGTCTGCCCACCCCAGCCTTGGGGGCTGACTCACATGGTACCCaacctcctcccttcctcccccctcccccaaaggcaCTCACACAGCCAGCGGCGGTGCCTCGCTGGGCTGGCTCAGGTTGTACCTCCAGAAGGTTTTCCACAGCGTCTCCACCAGGGTGAACTGCAGGTTCACCATGACATCGACGATGGCCTGTTGGGGAGGCTGGATGCTCAAGGGGGCTGAGCGGCAGCGTGGCCCTCCCTcgcccctgcccactgcccagaTGCCCTACCTCACAGTGTTCCCGGTACAGGACCTGGAAGGCCTTGATGTCCCCAGGCCCGATGCCTTCGGGCAGCACTTTGCCCTGGAGGTCGAGCTCTGAGAAGTCAGGGAGGCTCCTCGAGGCATCTGGGGGCAGAGGAGACACCGTGAGCCCCTTCATCCCCCAGCTGCCTGCCCCCTCGAGCCTCATCCTGGGATCCTATTAAGTTGGCACCACTTTGCTACCAAGCAGAAGTTCCCCCATGTGCAGTGGGGGCGAAGAGGTTCCGGGAGGGCAAGTGAACCATCTGCACACTCTCCGGGGGCCACATACCCTGCCCTGGGCCCACCCCAGAGTCCAGGGAGCCCTCACCCAGAAACTGCTGGTACTGCTGGACCTGGGCGCTGATGTCCGACAGCCCAGTGGCCTGCTGTGGCCCCACGGCCACACCGTTGGTCATGCCCTCCATCTTCTGGATGGGTTTGAGCCTGGAGAAGGGATAGGCAGGGGACTGGAGTGGGGACGGGCTGCCATGCCTTTCCCTGCCCGCCAGCACcgggccagccctgccctcctacCTCTGTTTTTGCGAGAAGGGTTGGCCCCGCATGGCCATGTGCTGCTGGTCCTCCATCAGCCGCAGCAGGGGTGAGCTGGCCTTGATGCGCAGGCCATAGTAGTGGTACTTGGAGTTGcccctgggagggaggcagaggatgagggctgggctgggggtggtcaCCGATCGTCCACCAGGAGCTTCACATCACACCTGCCTCCTCTCTGCTAGGGGGCCGAACAGAGCCCAGGGGGTGAGACCCATATCTCCACAGAGCTGGGGGTGCTGGGCTGGGGAAGCCACAGGGACTATGGGTGCCAGGAGAGGCCCCCAACTGCAGACTGAGCTCTGTGAAGACAGGGCCAGAGTCAGGGGCAGGCACTTAGCAGGTATTTGCTGCCTGCTAGTCATAAcaatttgccaggcactgttctgagcacttaGCATATTCGAATCCACGTGTTCCTCATCCCTACCCTGTGAAGGGTACTCCTAGCATCCTAGATtgacagctgaggaaactgaggcacagagacatgcAGTACTTTGCCCAAGGTTCTGCACGTACACATGCATGAATGCACGAATGAGGTGATGTCTAAGGCCTAAGCTGGGAGCTGGAACCAGCAGAAGAGCGGGGCTCAGCCTGGAGAGGTGTGGGGGATCGCAaaggagaggcagggaagagcGGGTTCATGGGAGGGCTCCTTGCTCCTTCCTACATGGATTCACTGACTCATAGGCCCTGATTAAGCACTGACTGTGTGTAGCCCCTGCACTCTCAAGGGACGTGCATTTCAGCATTGGAAGACAGatcagaaaggagaagtaacataAAAGGCATGTTGGATGGTGCTCAGTGCTAAGGAGGATAAAGTAAGGGGGGTGGATGTCAAGGAGGTGAGGGAAGGCTGAAGTTTTAGTTAAGGGGGTCAGGGGACGTTTGAGTCAGGAGATGGAGAAAGGTACGTGAGGCAGAAGGCAcagcagtgcaaaggccctgaggtaggagcaTGCAAGTGTCAGAGGAGCTGTGAAGAGGTCAGtggggctggagtggagtgagtgAGGGGACAAGGGGAGCTGAGGACCTCGATAACTTAGGGTGAGGTTGGGCCTTGTGGCTGCTAGGGACTGTCAGGGGCAGGTGGTCCCACCTGGTGCCGAGACGTCGGGTGCGCAGGCCCATGAAGACAGAGCGGATGAGCTTGCCGAAGGAGGCGGCGTTGACAGGCTCCAGCTTCTGCTCCTGGCAGTGCAGCAGGTAGTGGCAGTAGAGGGTGCTCCGAGGCAGGCTCACGCCCTCGGCTGTCTCATAGTTGTCCAGGAGCCACTGGACCTGGGGCCCGAGGAGGGGTGGAAGAATGCTAAGAATTGCTTCCATTTCTCAAGTGCTCGTTGCTAAGTGctctctatatttatttctgattgTGATCCTGACAACCACACTGGAGAGGGTGTCATATCACAATCTCCCATGGGAACTAAATCCAGTGGAACTCTCTAGAACTGCACTGTCCAAATCAGTCACCACCAGCCACATAGGGCTGTTAAATTAATTTACACTGAATGGAAAAAGCCAATGTCAAAAGGTCATGTAAAGTATGAGTCCATTCATAGAACATCCTCGGAATGACAACATTAGAGAAATGGGGAACAGATTCGTGATTGCCGGGGGTTAGCGAtgttgggagggaggagggcaagggTGACTAAAAAGGGTTAGCAGGAGGGGTTTGTGGTGACGGAACAGTTCTGCATTTTGATTGTGATAGTGGTTTCCCAAACCTACCCATGTGataaaaagacacagaagtagacACCCTCAcattgtaccaatgtcagtttcctagCTAGATCCTGTACTACAGTTACGTAAAATGTAATTAGTGGGGTAACCTGGGTGAAGGGTCCACAGAGatctctgtactattttgcagCTTCTGTGACtataattctttcaaaatagttttttaaaaaaacaactcagttCCTGGGACCTTGAAactcacatttcaagtgctcaatagcctcATGTGGCCAGAGGCCTCTGCACTAAgcagcacagagagaaaatatttatcacTGGAGGATGTTCTATCGGACGTCACTGGTCTAGCGAAGCATGTTTTCAGGACCCATTAGGGAGTCATGAAATCAGTTATGTGGATTATGACCAGCATTAAAATATTAGACTTAGAAGCCAGGCTGCTTGGGTGCGTGAGGGAGGTCCTGTCTTCTGAGAAACCTTCTGTCTTGGTTATGGGGTCCACAATGGGTTGCCATGGGAGAGGGCGACAGTTAAAAATgaggggaagggacttccctggtggcgcagtggttaagaatctgcctgccaatggaggcgacatgggttctatccctggtccgggaagatcccacatgccgtggagcagctaagcccatgtgccacaactactgaagcccgcccgcctacagcccatgctccgcaatgagagaagccaccgcaatgagaagcccgcgcaccgcaacgaagagtagcccccgctcactgcacctagagaaagcccatgcacagcaatgaagacccaaagcagccaaaaataaatgaatgaatcaaaaaaaccaaaaaacaaaaacaaaacgagGGGAAGCCATCGCTCCAGATGCCAAGCTCCAAGAGGACGGGGACCACCCCAGGACAACCCACCTACAGTCACAGAGCTGGTGAGGGGCCCAGTAAGGATTAGGATCTAGGGCTGCTCCACAGGGCCCCGCTGGCAGAGGAAGGTTATCTCGCTGCCTTCGGGATGGACACAGAACCTTGCTCGGGGCAGCTCCTTGCATGGTGGtgcctgcatctccctccccttgCTATCTATCCGCCATCACCGGTTACTATCAGAGTAGATGACACTTCTTGGGTAATAGCTCCAAGAGCGTCATGCATAttagctgaggcccagagaggctgagtaacttgtcTGAGGCCACACAGCGAGGATTCAATCCCAGGCCATCTTCACCTGAGCACCCTGACAGCAGGCTACCCAGGCTCCTGCTGACGGTGGCCAGCAACCACCATCCACCACCCACCGCTTCCACCCAgggtccccctcccaccccccctcccctggggcctGGGTTGGCACTTACAGTGGCTGGTGAGGCACGGGTGGTGTGGGAGTAGGACTGGCTGGCACTGCCCAGCATGTAGCCGCCTTGGATCACGTAGGTGCCCGCTCCgctgccactgctgctgccactgccaccgcCCCCGCCACCGCCTCCCCCGCCGCCACTGCCGCCGCTGCTGCTGTTGCTGGCCCCACTCCCACTGCTGGTGGAGCTGGCGACGACCTGGCTGCCGGACACGTACATGGGCACAGAGCCACTGCTGGCCACCGCCTGGGAGGTGGCAGGTGTGCTGACCTGGGCAGCCGTGCCCGCGGCCTCGTAGTAGCTGGTGCCTGCCGTCTGCGTGTACAGTGGCGTCTCGGGGTAGGGGTAGGTGCTGGAGCGGCTGCGAAAGAAGTAGAGGGAGGCAGTCAGGGGACAAGAGCTGGGTGGCACAGGGGCATGACTGAGGGGGGCCTGCAGCGGGGGGAGAAGGAGAGCGGGAAGCAACAGCCCCGGGCATCACCCCAGGTGCAGGATGGGCAAATTTTCGCTTAATCCTCAAAGCGGCCCCCTGACTTGGGAGTCCCTACTTCAGATGGGAGGAAGTGGAACTGGAAGTGCTAAGTAACTTGCAATAGGCTACACACTTCAGTCAATCATAAAAAGAACtactgagggaattccctggtggtccagcggttaggactcacgttctcactgccaggggcccaggttcaatctctggtcagggaactaaaatacCACAAACCACGCAATGtagccggaaaaaaaaaaaaaaaaagaactattgagtgcctgctgtatgctgggcactgttctaggtatgCTGGACCCAACAGTGGATGAGAGAGAAAAGGTCCCCCCAGGGGTGTTAATGCCTTGGCGAGGGAGCCAGAGGAGAAGCCAAGTACAAAGGTAAATTGAGGGCACTTCGGAAGCTGGTACACACCAAGGTACATGAGGCAGGAAGAGGGTGCTGGAGAAGCGGGGGCTCTACTTCTAAATCCAGCAGCCGTCACCCTGAGGGGCTGGTCAGCAATGACTATCGGGGCACAGATGTGTTTCCCTTTGACCCAGAAACCCACCCCACCCCGGAGAGTTCTCCAGCTATCCCAGGATCTGCATCAGGTCACACGAGCTCAAGGCTGCAAATCGTAGCAAGAGAGTAAAAATGACTGGGCGGGGGGTGTCCATCTTTAGTGGGATGTCAAGTTAAAAGGTGATGGAATCCTACACAGgggtgagagaggaggaagaaggtcTTGGGGTCCTGCCAAAGAACAAGCTCCAGAACATTCGGTTAGGTGAACaaaagaggcagggaagggtgCAGAGAGTGGGAAGAAGGGGGAGATTACATGGCATTTCGTATCTATATCTGCCGTCTGTGAGGGTGGAGGGCCCGTGGACTGGGGGCAGGCACTTCACCAAACGTGGCTGGACACAGTTTTGATTTTTGAGCCCTCTCAATGCATTAGTGATTTAAAAACATAAGTTAAATTTTTAGAATCCAGAAAGGGAGGGAGGCCCGTCAGGAGTGGCCTGGCTCAGAAGGTGCTGAAGGATGCAGCGGAGGGAGTCGTGGGGGCCTCTGGGGGCAGCAAGGAGAGGGACTGGGGTGCGGGATGTGATCACTTGACGTGCGTAGCATTGCCCATCAGACACCAGGATGCAGCTCTTGATCACTGTGCCCTGGTTCGCATCAGTCCACATCTACTGCACAAGTGACACCAAGAGTGCGTGACCTGAGCAGGGACTGGTAAGTGCCCATGCCCCCCTCAGCAGGAGCCAAAACCAGCCCAGCACCCTACACGCAACACGTGCTCCCAGAAAACATTGCTTTGGTAACTGTttgctgaatgactgaataaatgaatgtgtgtaTCTCTGGACACAAGCTGGACAGGGCCAGGGACGGAGGCCCAAGGGCTGTGGCTTTGGTCAGCGTGGGGACCTGGACCAGCAAAGGGCTGGGAACGTGGTAATGACCCACTATGAGGGAGAGACAAGATACAGTGTCCTCAAAAACTTCACATAGCAGAAGAATCTGATGGCAACAATGGACTCCGTGTGATCAAACACATAATCACAGAAGGAAGAATTGAACCAGAAGCAAAAGAcagaccaggacttccctggtggcgcagtggttaagaatacgcctgccaatgcaggggacacgggttcgagccctggtccgggaagatcccacatgtcacggagcaactaagcccttgcgccacagctactgagcctgcgctctagagcccgcgagccacaactactgagcctgcatgccacaactactgagcctgcatgccacaactactgaagcccgtgcgcctagagcccatgctccgcaacaagagaagccaccgcagtaagcccgtgcaccacaacgaggaaTAGcccctgcgcaccgcaactagaaagcccgcgtgcagcaacgaagacccaatgcagccaaaaataagtaaataaataattttgttaaaaaaaaaaaaaaaaaggaagcaaaagacagACCAGGAGAGGCAGAAGAGCCCCTGGGGGCCCTCGGGAGCCTGGCTCCTCTTTGGAATGTCCTCTGCGGTCCCTGCCAGCTCTGATCAACTGCACAGGTAAGAGAAACTGGCAGCACTGGAAATAAATCAACAGAACTATGAGGCAGCTGGATGCCGTAGAGCACGACTCAGGTGCCAGGGTCACACCCTTTGGGGTCAGTCACAGCATCAGGACCCAGAGACCAAGTCATTCCATGAGCTAATCCACCCCCGGTGTCATGCCCACAAGGACAGGTGGCAGGGAcgtaagaaaaaaatcaggcaaaTACAAAAAAAGCCAAATGAAGCTTCCAAAAACTGAAACAACAACTAGAGACTATAAGCCCTGGAATTGTTCCCATGGAGAAGGGGAGATCCTTCTCCATGGTAATATGCATGGAGCATCCCCAGCAAGGAGCCAGAGCCGGGGTTAAGGCAGGCCTGGGGCTGACAGCTGCCTGATGTGGCACATGCTGACGCTGAGCTGTGCGCAGCACCAGTGAGTGGAAGTCACCTACGTGTTGGCTGGGTGGGGATTGGCTATGTCATTCATGCTGCGGCTGTATGCTGGAGTATCACACAGCGGTTAAAGAGGGTGACTGGGACCCACGTGGTCAAAGAGCTTCAAGCTACATGGCAGGGGAAGAGATAGGGGACAGAACACGCTGCCTCTATTTCTGAGTAAAGAAAGGGGGTAATTTCTATTCTCAGAGTATCTCTgggaggaaacaaagaaatgggCCACAGCATCCCCtctggggcagggttgggggtcaGGAGtgaaggaaacttttttttcacAGTTTAACATTCCCTATTCCTTAGaaaattttatcttataaaattaaaaaaaaatttgttttccatttttgttttctgttttttttgcaTAGAACCAGACCAACCTGATTCCAAAGCTCTTATGCTTTGCTGGGATGCCTTTCCCAACTTGCCAGGGTCCCCTCTGCTTTACCGCCACTTGAGGCCTTGAAGGCTGGCTGGTccgctgggggctggggggccgCAAGCCCCGGGGGGTCCTGAGCAGACCCATGCCCCTCCTCCTGTCCCTTCCCCCCGTCCCCTCCCCACTCACATGGCGCTGGCCGTGTAGCTGGCATCACTGCCCTCCACATACTGCACTTGGCTGGAGTACACATGTGGGACTGGCACCTGCTGGAGCTGCTGCACCTGGCACAGGAGGAAGGGTACACAGAGGGTCAGGGGTGGCCCAGCTCCTCGCCTCTGCTCCTAAAAGTCTGGCAGCTCCCCAGCTGGAAGGCTGCACTTCTGGGCTCTCTGAATACCCTgggcggggccagggctgggAATCAGGCACAGCTGTGGCAGGAGAAGCCAGGACTCTCTGCTTGGGCTGGGGACAGTAAAGGTAGGGCCTGAGGTGCGTAGAGGGGACCTCAGACGGGGTCCTACCGTGGGTGTGAAAGTTGAAACCCAGGGGCAGAGCCAAGTCCTGGTACAAGGCTGTCACTAAAGCCGGAGCCTGGAACTACAGACATGGCTTCAGGGTTGGAGCCTGCATCAGGGACGGACCCCCGTCTACAGGGGCGGGGCCTAAAACCTTGAACCGGATGCTAGGGGCGGAGccggggccaggggtggggcccTGTTTGTGGGCCAGAATCTGGAACTACTGACAAAGTCTTAGGGGCGGGGCCTGagttccccaccccatcccccaccccaatctGTAGTGGCAGAGCCTGGGACCTGGAGCCCGATTTAGGGGGGATCAGAGGCGGGTCCCCAGACTggctgggtggaggtggggtctACAGGGCCTGCGGGGCCGGGCGCGGGCCGGGGCCGGCGGatcccgcccccgcccgccccttGCACCCCGCCCATGCGTCCGCCACCTACTTTGAGGGCCGTGGCGGCCGTGCCGAACACTAGCACTTGGGGGACTCTCTGGATCCTGACCCTCTGGTCGGGGCTGGCTCGGGCCGGGAGCCCGGGCAGTGGCTCGAGGACCACTTTCTGCTGCGGCAGGAGCAGGTGCGGGGGCAGCACGCCCACCAGCTCCACCCACTGCTCGGCGCCCGGCTCGTAACGGGGCGGCGGCAGCTCGGGCCTGCCTAGCTGCGGGGCCTCCCCGCTGCACGCTGGCGGTTCCGGGGCCAGCACGCCCGACCCGGGCCCAGGCGTGGGCGGCCGGGGCGGCGGCTCCGGTGGCGGCGTGGGCCGGGGCTCTTGCTGCTCTGCCTTCCTAGCGGGAAACTGACTGCCTGAGCTCTGGAGGACAAACAGAGACACTGGGGGGTCACCGGGGGCGGCCGCGGGTGGGGCTCCAGGCCTCCACCGCCCACGAGGCTGCTGAGCTCACTCAGCAACCCGACCAGAAGATCCCCACCCCGTGTGACGGAAGGGAGAACCCAGATCTCTCTAAGCAAAACCTGGGCCTTAAACTGCCAGGTGCCGGGAAAGAGTAAGGCTCCAGGACTGGGTCCGCAGCCCAAGGCCAGAGGTGGAGCCCAGGATGGGGCTGCGGTTCTGAAGGCTCCAGCTGCctccccacctacccacccacatCCCCCCAGGGGAGCTCCACTCCCTCCCTGCGGCCTGAGGGGCCTGCACCCCTCCCCAGCTCAGCCCAGGCCCGGCCCCAGTTTGCCCAGAGGTAGGTGGGGGAGACACACACCTCTTGAGCCACGTGGACCGGCTGGAGCCCTTGCACTGTGAGCTGCTGCACGGGGCCAGCTTTGGGCACTTGTGGAGTGGCCTGGACCACGGACCTCTGGGGAAGGAAAGGCAAGTCAGACTATGGTAACGATGGCGATGATGGCTGCCCACCTGCCCCTAAGCACCACCCCCTGCCCACGTGAACTCATGTAAGCCTCACAGCAGCCCCGTAAGGAAAGACGCCACCTTTCTCCAGCTTTTCACTGCTGGCCCTGCACCAAGTGCCTTCCAGGTTCATTACCAGGTTGCCTCTGGGCGCCATGTTACAGGTGTGGAACCCAGGCTCAACAAGGTGAGGCTGATGGGAAGTAGCACTGAGCTGAACTTGGGACCGACTGAGGGGTTCCCTGCTGTCTACCCCCACTCCCTACATGGGTTATCCCACACGTCCATGATACTGGCTGTCCTTACTTCCATGCTATGGAGGGGATGCCGGCATCACCCTCAGGGCACAGAGTGAGGGACAGAGGCTGGGAGGCGGGAAGCTGCTGAGTGATGGGgccgggacttgaacccaggcctaGAGGTTCAGAGGGGCTGTGGTGCCAGGCAGGAGAGTATCTATGAATCCTTCAGGGTGGGGTTTCTGCTTTCCTCCAGGGAAAGGGTCTATGGCTTTCATCTGGTTCTCCGAGGGATTGGGAACCTCCCAACCTGAGCGGTAACGACCAGATGGCAGACAGCCCTTGCCTCTTAACCTGCTCTGGCCGCCGTGGCTGGCAGCTCAGAGTGAGGCCTCCTCCAGAAGACTGGGCATGGTTTTGGAGGCTGAGGCCTCTCCCTGAGCCCCTTAGGGGCGAGCCAGGACTTGGCCTTGGGGTTTCCTCCAGGCAAATgggcccagagaggccaaggCTGTTTCTCGAAGCTGTTTCCAGTGCCTGTTCAGTGTTAGGTGCTTTCCACGAGGACACGCTTCATCCTCACGGCAGCCCCAACCACCCTGCTCCCAGGCCCTCGGGGAGAAGCCGTTATTTAGGTGAGAACGCGGAGTCTGGAGAGAAGCAGAGGTGCTTGCCAAAGGCCTAGGTGGCAGGCTGGGGCTGGACCCCCATCTGCTTGTCTCTCACAGGCCTTCCCCGCTGCAACTCCCACTGACAACTGAAGGAGGATGCAGAGGCCGCCTGGCCAGCACCCTCGCCCCTGCCACTGCCCGCCTTTGCCTGGCACCTCTTGGGTGACGGGGACACTCTGCTGGACGCCGTGGACTTGCAGCTGCTGAGGCACCGTGCCCGTGGGGGCCCCAGCCGTCTTGCTGGAGGAGCTATTGGTCTGCACTGGCGACCGCTGCAATGGAAGGAGACACGGTGTGTGTGTGGAGCAGCCGGGGCCTGACAAAACCCTGCTCGAAAGGGCTGTCCAGAGAGCTATTAGGGGAGGGCAGCAGCCAGAGGGGACGTATCCAACCACCTAAGCTGGTAACCATCCTTTGCATCCAAATGCCTGGTCCCCACCACAGCCCCAGTCATCCCAGATGCAAGGCTCAGGGTTCAGAGCCATCTTCCCCAGGGAAGAGGGCTGGGACTCTAGCCTCAGCTCATGGGCCACCTGCTGCCTCCATCATCAGATGGGCTGCAGCCCTGAAGTGAGAAAGGATAGGTGAGGGCACCCCTGCTTTCCAGATGAGCTGCTGATGCACAGATGGGAAGGGACGTGTACAGGGCCACATAGTTGTGAGTGGTGGCACCAGGTGCTGACCCCAGGTGGGCTGGCTGCAGAGCCCGATAGCTCTGGGCCGTGCTGTGTCACAGGGGGTATCATTAACTGTTTTACACATTTCTAACTCTGGGCTCAGTAGGCTCTGAGGGCCTTTCCAGAGTCCCCAGGACTGAATGGCTGAGCCAGGGATCTGACCTTGAGCTCCGATTGCTGACACCCACGCTCCCCGCCACCCACGGCTCGCCTGCCTCCACACCCTCACTGGTGTTCAGGGGTCCCTGCATTCCACTCTGTGGTCAGAGGAGGAACCTCTACCCACCCTGTCAAGGGAAGAGGGGCCCACTTTGCCTCCTGGGATGCAGTGCCCTGCGCTGGAGCTTCAAGGCCCATCTCGACTCAGGGGAGAAGCTGCCTCCTCCTCCCGGAGCCGGGCTCAGCTCAGAGCCAGCAGGGCTAGGATCTGGCGGCCGAGCCACCCCACCCAGGGTCAACGAGGACTTGGGAGGAGTGAGTCCTGACTCCTccggggagaggggtggggagggtggccAAAGGGGCCGCCACCTACCTCAGGAGGTGAGTGCACCTGCTGCGTGCCATGCACCGTCAGGGAGACCTGGCCGCTCTTGCCGCCCGGGACTGTGCTCTGCACCACCAGACGCTGTGTGGGGAGAGCCTGGAGCCGAGGGGAGAAGGACCACAGCTCCTGACAACGGCCTGTGTGTTTTTAAGGAGCACCTGTGCCGTGCCAGGCGCCGTTCTAGGGCTGCATGCCTGCTAGCTCACAGACTCGCCCTGACAGTCGTGATGCTGCAGTCGCTCCCCCACTTCACACAGGTTTAGGACAGCGAAAGGACTTGCCCGAGATcctggagcccacgtgcagcagagCTGGAGTTTGTGTCCAGGGAGCCTGGCTCCACAGGGCACATGAAATGTGCCCTCACCCTTGAAACCCGACAGGACTCTGTCCCGGCCCACACTGGACGCCGGCACCCGGTGTGTAGCCTTCCAGGCGGCAGACCGCCATGCACTCACGCCCCTGTGCTGGCTACGGGTTCTTGGCTCTTAATCGGCTTTGGCGTCTCTGCTTTGGGGCACTGGGGCTGGACCCACCAGCCGCGTGCCTTACTGTCAATCCTCAGGTCTCTCTGTTAAGATGACTCCTGCAGCTCTTCCTTCCCCAGTGGGCCCTGACTGACACGGCCTCACCGGCTGGAGGCAGCAGGTAAGGCAGCCCCTGGATAGGCCCCACAGCCTCGGTGCTGGTGAGGGTAGATAAGAGCAGGCCACGGGGTGGGTTCCGCACCCTG from Balaenoptera musculus isolate JJ_BM4_2016_0621 chromosome 3, mBalMus1.pri.v3, whole genome shotgun sequence encodes the following:
- the RFX1 gene encoding MHC class II regulatory factor RFX1 isoform X3, which codes for MATQAYVTELQAAPQPSQPPQAPPQAQPQPPPPPPSAAPQPPQPPATTATPQPQYVTELQSPQPQAQPPGGQKQYVTELPATPTPSQPAGTPAPSPASQQYIVVTVSEGAMRASETVSETSPGSTASQTGVPTQVVQQVQGTQQRLLVQTSVQAKPGHVSPLQLTNIPVPQQALPTQRLVVQSTVPGGKSGQVSLTVHGTQQVHSPPERSVVQATPQVPKAGPVQQLTVQGLQPVHVAQEVQQLQQVPVPHVYSSQVQYVEGSDASYTASAIRSSTYPYPETPLYTQTAGTSYYEAAGTAAQVSTPATSQAVASSGSVPMYVSGSQVVASSTSSGSGASNSSSGGSGGGGGGGGGGGSGSSSGSGAGTYVIQGGYMLGSASQSYSHTTRASPATVQWLLDNYETAEGVSLPRSTLYCHYLLHCQEQKLEPVNAASFGKLIRSVFMGLRTRRLGTRGNSKYHYYGLRIKASSPLLRLMEDQQHMAMRGQPFSQKQRLKPIQKMEGMTNGVAVGPQQATGLSDISAQVQQYQQFLDASRSLPDFSELDLQGKVLPEGIGPGDIKAFQVLYREHCEAIVDVMVNLQFTLVETLWKTFWRYNLSQPSEAPPLAVHDEAEKRLPKASLVLLSKFEPVLQWTKHCDNVLYQGLVEILIPDVLRPIPSALTQAIRNFAKSLESWLTHAMVNIPEEMLRVKVAAAGAFAQTLRRYTSLNHLAQAARAVLQNTAQINQMLSDLNRVDFANVQEQASWVCRCEDRVVQRLEQDFKVTLQQQNSLEQWAAWLDGVVSQVLKPYQGSAGFPKAAKLFLLKWSFYSSMVIRDLTLRSAASFGSFHLIRLLYDEYMYYLIEHRVAQAKGETPIAVMGEFANLATSLNPLDPDKDEEEEEEEESEDELPQDISLAAGGESPALGPEALEPPAKLARTDARGLFVQALPSS
- the RFX1 gene encoding MHC class II regulatory factor RFX1 isoform X2; the encoded protein is MATQAYVTELQAAPQPSQPPQAPPQAQPQPPPPPPSAAPQPPQPPATTATPQPQYVTELQSPQPQAQPPGGQKQYVTELPATPTPSQPAGTPAPSPASQQYIVVTVSEGAMRASETVSETSPGSTASQTGVPTQVVQQVQGTQQRLLVQTSVQAKPGHVSPLQLTNIPVPQQALPTQRLVVQSTVPGGKSGQVSLTVHGTQQVHSPPERSPVQTNSSSSKTAGAPTGTVPQQLQVHGVQQSVPVTQERSVVQATPQVPKAGPVQQLTVQGLQPVHVAQEVQQLQQVPVPHVYSSQVQYVEGSDASYTASAIRSSTYPYPETPLYTQTAGTSYYEAAGTAAQVSTPATSQAVASSGSVPMYVSGSQVVASSTSSGSGASNSSSGGSGGGGGGGGGGGSGSSSGSGAGTYVIQGGYMLGSASQSYSHTTRASPATVQWLLDNYETAEGVSLPRSTLYCHYLLHCQEQKLEPVNAASFGKLIRSVFMGLRTRRLGTRGNSKYHYYGLRIKASSPLLRLMEDQQHMAMRGQPFSQKQRLKPIQKMEGMTNGVAVGPQQATGLSDISAQVQQYQQFLDASRSLPDFSELDLQGKVLPEGIGPGDIKAFQVLYREHCEAIVDVMVNLQFTLVETLWKTFWRHDEAEKRLPKASLVLLSKFEPVLQWTKHCDNVLYQGLVEILIPDVLRPIPSALTQAIRNFAKSLESWLTHAMVNIPEEMLRVKVAAAGAFAQTLRRYTSLNHLAQAARAVLQNTAQINQMLSDLNRVDFANVQEQASWVCRCEDRVVQRLEQDFKVTLQQQNSLEQWAAWLDGVVSQVLKPYQGSAGFPKAAKLFLLKWSFYSSMVIRDLTLRSAASFGSFHLIRLLYDEYMYYLIEHRVAQAKGETPIAVMGEFANLATSLNPLDPDKDEEEEEEEESEDELPQDISLAAGGESPALGPEALEPPAKLARTDARGLFVQALPSS